In Prochlorococcus marinus str. MIT 1214, one DNA window encodes the following:
- a CDS encoding alpha/beta fold hydrolase yields the protein MNQEKNKNIDKINATKAYINEIKDQIIDKQASTLFEDLKWIQLKDISRNKSDLFPIVLTGKGERILLIHGFDSCFLEFRRLTPFLKKNNKLIIPDLYGFGFCPRSSGNQYGFKYLMKHLNSVLDYFAKNQPIGVIGASMGGALALELARQNPNKINKLLLLSPAGLAGKNPKIPWPFNHLGAFFLSQPFVRRGLCRQAFADPTNSVGPAEEQIASIHLKVPGWQSSLADFAADGGVSDCGLPKPTQPLKIILGKFDRIIPKNEKEKTNRNYNSNIEIATNSGHLPHLEEPKLVSEAWEKLKK from the coding sequence TTGAATCAAGAAAAAAATAAAAATATAGATAAAATAAATGCTACTAAGGCATATATCAATGAAATAAAAGATCAAATTATTGACAAACAAGCAAGTACACTTTTTGAAGATCTAAAATGGATACAACTGAAAGATATTTCACGAAATAAATCAGATTTATTTCCAATAGTTTTAACAGGTAAAGGAGAAAGAATTCTTCTTATTCATGGTTTTGACAGCTGCTTTCTTGAATTTAGACGCCTTACACCTTTTCTAAAAAAGAATAATAAACTAATCATTCCAGATTTATATGGATTCGGCTTTTGTCCTAGATCTAGTGGCAATCAATATGGATTTAAATATTTAATGAAACATTTGAATTCTGTTTTAGACTATTTTGCAAAGAATCAACCCATAGGCGTCATAGGTGCCTCAATGGGTGGAGCTTTAGCCCTTGAGCTCGCTAGACAGAACCCAAATAAAATCAATAAATTACTACTTTTATCACCAGCAGGTTTAGCAGGCAAAAACCCAAAAATTCCATGGCCCTTTAATCATTTGGGAGCCTTTTTCCTTAGTCAACCCTTTGTTCGTAGGGGATTATGTAGGCAGGCATTCGCAGACCCAACAAATAGTGTTGGTCCTGCAGAAGAACAAATCGCATCCATTCATCTAAAAGTTCCTGGTTGGCAATCATCATTAGCAGATTTTGCAGCAGATGGAGGCGTATCTGATTGCGGGCTCCCAAAACCAACTCAACCACTTAAAATTATTTTAGGGAAATTTGACAGAATCATTCCAAAAAATGAAAAGGAAAAAACCAACAGGAACTATAACTCGAACATAGAAATAGCAACAAATTCAGGACATCTTCCACATTTAGAAGAACCAAAATTAGTTTCTGAAGCTTGGGAAAAATTAAAAAAATAA